Proteins co-encoded in one Flavobacterium fluviale genomic window:
- the dcm gene encoding DNA cytosine methyltransferase, protein MKAAEKTSIEKFDDKNLKIRTLEEEDNKKAVITHYLHNLHNDVKNHYEEEALTYLNEIAAEKNGKKNTDLFADPAVKQLKSEVENVPFKTSKKSDFKFIDLFAGIGGFRIALQNIGGECVYTSEWNPDSKKTYQANFGEFPFGDITQKSIKNYIPDDFQILCAGFPCQAFSIAGNRKGFHDTRGTLFFDLEKIIETKRPKVVFLENVKNLVSHDKGNTFKVILEILEEKLGYKAYTKVLNSSTHANVPQNRERIFIIAFDKEQVPNHGDFKFPEAIPLTRTIHDILEKGKQADNLYYKKDHQYYPELEKTITSKDTIYQWRRVYVRENKSQVCPTLTANMGTGGHNVPLILDDYGIRKLTPKECFAFQGYPMDKYILPNIANSKLYMQAGNSVTTPLIERISQEILNVLLP, encoded by the coding sequence ATGAAGGCAGCAGAAAAAACAAGTATTGAAAAATTCGACGATAAAAATCTTAAAATTAGAACTTTAGAAGAAGAAGACAATAAAAAAGCTGTTATAACTCATTATTTACATAATCTTCATAATGACGTAAAAAATCATTACGAAGAAGAAGCGCTGACTTATTTAAATGAAATTGCTGCGGAAAAAAATGGAAAAAAGAACACTGACTTGTTTGCTGATCCTGCCGTAAAACAATTGAAATCTGAAGTAGAAAATGTTCCTTTTAAAACTTCTAAAAAATCCGATTTTAAGTTTATAGATTTATTTGCCGGAATTGGCGGATTTAGAATTGCGCTGCAAAATATTGGCGGTGAATGTGTCTATACAAGTGAATGGAATCCTGATTCTAAAAAAACCTATCAAGCTAATTTTGGTGAATTTCCATTTGGTGACATTACCCAAAAGAGCATCAAAAATTATATTCCAGACGATTTTCAAATTTTGTGTGCGGGTTTTCCATGCCAGGCTTTCTCAATAGCCGGCAATAGAAAAGGTTTTCACGATACGCGAGGAACTTTGTTTTTTGATCTTGAAAAAATTATTGAAACCAAAAGACCGAAAGTAGTTTTTCTTGAAAACGTAAAAAATTTAGTTTCGCACGATAAAGGAAATACGTTTAAGGTAATTTTAGAAATCTTAGAAGAAAAGCTGGGTTACAAAGCGTACACTAAAGTTTTGAACTCTTCTACGCACGCGAATGTTCCGCAAAATAGAGAGCGAATTTTTATTATTGCATTTGATAAAGAACAAGTTCCGAATCATGGCGATTTTAAATTTCCCGAAGCAATACCTTTAACGAGAACAATTCACGATATTTTAGAAAAAGGAAAACAAGCCGATAATCTTTATTATAAAAAAGACCACCAATATTACCCTGAATTAGAAAAAACGATAACTTCAAAAGATACAATTTATCAATGGAGAAGAGTTTATGTAAGGGAAAATAAAAGTCAGGTGTGTCCAACCCTAACCGCAAACATGGGAACAGGAGGTCATAATGTACCGCTTATTTTAGACGATTACGGAATTCGAAAATTAACGCCAAAAGAATGTTTTGCATTTCAAGGATATCCAATGGACAAATATATTCTGCCTAATATTGCCAATAGCAAATTGTACATGCAGGCTGGGAATTCGGTTACTACGCCTTTGATTGAGAGGATAAGCCAAGAGATTTTAAATGTTTTACTGCCATGA
- a CDS encoding phospholipase D-like domain-containing protein, with the protein MSIWEQFPIEQRNEYVKFLQVYGALSNLFRQKQGDLIPYLDSKFQETVFTKIFNSQNVDIGNTPHDVLSVFGDNRIGIGLKTWMGSKPSFQKVMQLKRYQNDINEYRDDLHSLAYKISEIKNQRMKSDYERLGLSEDKNIYHYITRDKGIFTINECAYPLIDVNKLKDCSATSSALSWSDGNKDYRYTFADSQIWQKFDCEKYNTLTLNKFDVKIIEDPFSFLLKAYFDIIETSKTAEPDIVEVYLPLYSYQSKEVEEKSGLNAWNAASKNKGSSTPRPLNEIYVPIPREFHRKHPDFFTSNIFEFEKIKENYNGPADEKPEVHFSLKLPNGKTIPALVTQDNMKGLQSGSNIIKDENGKRYGQSALGQWLLVDVLGLKEREPVTRKWLQKKGTDSLRLWRNKNDYTLIHIDFAPIGSFELFMKDEPVPTDEDNFFV; encoded by the coding sequence ATGAGCATTTGGGAACAATTTCCCATTGAACAAAGAAACGAATATGTAAAGTTTTTGCAGGTTTACGGAGCATTGTCTAATTTGTTTCGTCAAAAACAAGGGGATTTAATACCTTATCTCGATTCTAAATTTCAGGAAACTGTTTTTACAAAAATCTTCAATAGCCAAAACGTAGATATTGGAAACACGCCGCATGATGTACTTTCTGTTTTTGGCGACAACCGAATTGGAATTGGTTTAAAAACTTGGATGGGAAGCAAACCTTCTTTCCAAAAAGTTATGCAGCTTAAGCGCTATCAAAATGATATAAATGAGTATCGTGATGATTTGCATTCATTAGCTTACAAAATTTCTGAGATTAAAAATCAAAGAATGAAAAGTGATTATGAACGCTTAGGTTTATCAGAAGACAAAAATATTTACCATTATATAACTCGTGACAAAGGTATTTTCACCATAAATGAATGCGCGTATCCGTTAATTGATGTAAATAAACTTAAAGATTGCAGCGCAACATCATCTGCTTTATCGTGGTCTGACGGAAATAAAGATTACAGATATACATTTGCCGATTCTCAAATATGGCAGAAATTTGATTGTGAAAAATACAATACTCTAACGCTCAATAAATTTGATGTAAAGATTATTGAGGATCCTTTTTCCTTTCTGTTAAAAGCTTATTTTGACATTATTGAAACTTCAAAAACTGCTGAACCAGATATAGTTGAAGTTTATTTACCATTATATTCTTATCAATCTAAAGAAGTAGAAGAAAAGTCTGGATTAAATGCATGGAATGCCGCTTCTAAAAACAAAGGCAGTAGCACTCCAAGGCCTTTAAATGAAATTTATGTTCCTATTCCGAGAGAGTTTCATAGAAAACATCCTGATTTTTTCACCTCAAATATCTTCGAATTTGAAAAAATTAAAGAAAATTACAATGGTCCTGCAGATGAAAAACCTGAAGTTCATTTTTCTTTAAAACTTCCAAATGGAAAAACTATTCCAGCATTAGTTACGCAAGATAACATGAAAGGTCTGCAGTCAGGAAGTAATATTATAAAAGATGAAAACGGCAAAAGATACGGACAATCGGCATTAGGTCAATGGTTGCTTGTAGATGTATTGGGACTAAAAGAACGTGAACCTGTAACTCGTAAATGGCTGCAAAAAAAAGGCACGGATTCTCTTCGCTTATGGCGAAATAAAAATGATTATACTTTAATTCATATTGACTTCGCTCCTATTGGTTCTTTCGAATTGTTTATGAAAGATGAGCCAGTTCCAACGGATGAGGATAATTTTTTCGTTTAG
- a CDS encoding M61 family metallopeptidase, which produces MTKALKLCYCVLLLNTFFISKATNKVDNQEIKMDFSVSFEDAQSHYVEVVLNFENLHSKTTNLILPVWTPGYYLILNTPRYIVDFEVTDGKNQKIKWKKSTKNSWTIENGTASKISVKYRVFANKKSVAESYVDAEKAFIMPNTIFMHVENKIDNPVTVTLNKPSKWSKISTGLKCVDEAKNSFYAKNIDVFYDSPIYIGNQKTIEFENEGKKYSLGVATPQGLEEEKFVADLKKIMSATTSIMKKIPYENYSYIMMEAGGGGLEHWNSQAIFTKGSFDSKSRRDYLDFMNFVTHEYFHLYNVKAIRPIELGPFDYNKENYTTMLWFSEGFTVYYEYLIMVKAGLMEGKDALEYLSGSIKKYENEEGCRHMSLAQSSFDIWSNFFNNESNAKQTTISYYDKGPTIGLLLDLEIRNNTANKKSLDDLMRFLYNEYFEKKQRGFTEDEFWSAATEISGKSLQELKTYVNTTQEIDYQKYLKYGGLQIDLTPLKTEAKSDKFTEKNYTISELPKASKLQLEIRKSIFNF; this is translated from the coding sequence ATGACAAAAGCCTTAAAATTGTGCTATTGTGTACTGCTTTTAAACACTTTTTTTATTTCTAAAGCAACAAACAAAGTCGATAATCAAGAGATAAAAATGGACTTTTCTGTTTCTTTTGAAGATGCACAGTCGCACTATGTAGAAGTTGTTTTAAATTTTGAAAATCTTCATTCCAAAACAACCAATTTAATTCTTCCAGTTTGGACTCCAGGCTATTATTTGATTTTAAACACTCCAAGATATATTGTTGATTTTGAAGTTACAGACGGAAAAAATCAAAAAATTAAATGGAAAAAATCGACCAAAAACAGCTGGACAATAGAAAATGGGACAGCATCAAAAATCAGTGTAAAATATCGTGTTTTTGCCAATAAAAAATCAGTCGCAGAATCTTATGTAGATGCTGAAAAGGCTTTTATAATGCCCAATACTATTTTTATGCATGTCGAAAACAAGATCGATAATCCGGTTACTGTTACGTTGAATAAACCTTCGAAATGGAGCAAAATTTCAACTGGATTAAAATGCGTCGATGAAGCCAAAAATAGTTTCTACGCCAAAAATATTGATGTTTTTTACGACAGTCCAATTTACATTGGAAATCAAAAAACTATTGAATTTGAGAATGAAGGAAAAAAATATTCGCTGGGAGTTGCAACCCCTCAAGGACTTGAAGAAGAAAAATTTGTTGCCGACTTAAAGAAAATCATGAGCGCTACTACATCAATCATGAAGAAAATCCCTTATGAAAACTACAGTTATATTATGATGGAAGCTGGCGGAGGCGGACTGGAGCACTGGAACTCGCAGGCAATTTTCACAAAAGGTTCTTTTGATTCGAAATCACGAAGAGATTATCTTGATTTTATGAATTTTGTAACTCACGAATATTTTCATCTTTATAATGTTAAAGCAATTCGTCCAATTGAATTAGGCCCATTTGATTATAATAAAGAAAACTACACTACAATGCTTTGGTTTTCTGAAGGTTTTACGGTTTACTACGAATATCTTATTATGGTAAAAGCCGGATTAATGGAAGGAAAAGATGCTTTGGAATATCTTTCTGGTTCTATTAAAAAATATGAAAACGAAGAGGGATGCAGACATATGTCTCTGGCACAATCCAGTTTTGATATTTGGTCCAACTTTTTTAATAATGAAAGCAACGCCAAACAAACTACAATTTCCTATTATGACAAAGGACCAACAATTGGTCTGCTTTTAGATTTAGAAATTAGAAACAATACAGCCAATAAAAAATCGCTCGATGATCTTATGCGCTTTTTATACAATGAATATTTTGAGAAAAAACAAAGAGGTTTTACTGAAGATGAATTTTGGTCTGCCGCAACAGAGATTTCTGGAAAATCATTACAAGAATTAAAAACGTATGTCAATACAACACAAGAAATCGATTATCAAAAATACCTTAAATACGGCGGTCTTCAAATTGATTTGACACCATTAAAAACAGAAGCAAAAAGCGATAAGTTTACAGAGAAAAATTATACAATAAGTGAGCTTCCAAAAGCATCGAAACTACAATTAGAAATTAGAAAATCAATTTTTAATTTTTAA
- a CDS encoding AsmA family protein translates to MQQTLLQIKTFLQSDPFKKYAKRFGFFILGLIAILLIACGALSVYFNQNKAAIIAKVNHKINENINGKFHVTDFHYKFLTGFPNFTLALKEVEVKDNQWQSHKHTLLKAIEIEARLNIWSLLHNEINIHKILINDAQIYIYKAENGYSNVNIFKPKKKKTETNQDKPETTIDEVNLNNVHVIIDNHLGHKLFDFHVADLDSKVEYDDENWHTNLFLKTKINSLAFNTVHGSFSKEKMLEGNFDISYSEEHQRINIKTQKLKIGSDAFDIIAFFNIGKQNSLFGINIETHILWRNASNLLSANISSKLDQFNLKKPIEVNCTINGDLNAEGDPKIVVQADIRNNELTIPDGLFTNCSFKGIFTNNFKPEKGFSDPNSAIILTRFKADYENIPLQIPQAVINDLEKPIATGFVNSDFDISKLNGMTNEKILHFESGHAKANLKFQFDIVDLYINKPRITGEVDIDNATFDYVPKNIHAEKTAVQLSFTEQALYIKKIAYKHKNNIIRIDGRIDNFLNLYYDAPEKMVVNWNIYCPNIDVKQFLGILKNSPSQKTAQKKQVKKKNVNFTNQLKSVIEKCTAVINLKADKITYGSLTATNTKATLQMLNSKLLLKNGTLQTSGGSIAFNGAIQPSGNHYIFSSTAQVSRVDIASFLRSFNNFGIKSFSPKNIRGRLTSNANVVGLMNSNGDLIVNSMKGKLDFNVNQGALLNFDPIVKIGKFAFPRRDVENITFSDLSGSLNLRGEQVDINKLTISSSVLNFDIDGIYSFGRGTNLALTIPLRNSKNDADLATKEERKAVRERGIVLHLIAYDNEGKMKIKWGKKDK, encoded by the coding sequence ATGCAGCAAACTTTACTTCAAATAAAAACATTTCTTCAGTCTGACCCTTTTAAAAAATATGCCAAACGCTTTGGATTTTTTATTCTGGGTTTAATTGCGATTCTATTAATTGCCTGCGGTGCTTTGTCTGTTTATTTCAATCAAAATAAAGCTGCAATTATTGCCAAAGTCAATCATAAAATCAATGAAAATATTAATGGAAAATTCCATGTTACCGACTTTCATTATAAGTTTCTAACTGGTTTTCCGAATTTTACTCTTGCACTAAAAGAAGTTGAAGTAAAAGACAATCAATGGCAGAGTCACAAACATACTTTATTAAAAGCCATCGAGATAGAAGCTCGCTTAAACATTTGGAGCTTACTGCATAATGAAATCAATATTCATAAAATATTAATTAACGATGCTCAGATTTACATTTATAAAGCCGAAAATGGTTATTCGAATGTAAACATCTTTAAACCGAAAAAGAAAAAAACCGAAACCAATCAGGATAAACCCGAAACGACAATTGACGAAGTAAACCTCAACAACGTTCATGTTATTATCGACAATCATCTGGGGCATAAATTATTTGATTTTCATGTAGCAGATTTAGATTCAAAAGTTGAGTATGACGATGAAAACTGGCACACGAATTTATTTTTAAAAACAAAAATTAATAGTCTAGCCTTTAATACAGTTCATGGAAGTTTTTCCAAAGAAAAAATGCTCGAAGGAAATTTTGACATTTCGTATTCTGAAGAACATCAAAGAATAAACATTAAAACCCAAAAACTTAAAATTGGCTCTGATGCTTTTGACATCATTGCTTTTTTCAATATCGGAAAACAAAATTCGCTTTTTGGAATCAATATTGAAACCCATATTTTATGGCGAAATGCTTCCAATTTATTGTCGGCCAATATCAGTTCAAAACTCGATCAGTTTAATTTAAAAAAACCAATTGAAGTCAATTGTACGATCAATGGCGATCTTAATGCCGAAGGCGACCCAAAGATTGTGGTTCAGGCCGATATTAGAAATAACGAACTTACAATTCCCGATGGTTTGTTTACCAATTGCAGTTTCAAAGGAATATTTACCAATAATTTTAAACCCGAAAAAGGTTTTAGCGATCCAAATTCTGCTATTATTCTAACTCGTTTTAAAGCAGATTATGAAAATATTCCGCTGCAGATTCCGCAGGCGGTTATTAATGATCTGGAAAAACCAATTGCAACTGGATTTGTAAATTCTGATTTTGACATTTCAAAACTTAACGGAATGACAAATGAAAAGATTCTTCATTTCGAAAGCGGGCATGCAAAAGCCAATTTAAAATTTCAATTTGATATTGTCGATTTGTACATCAACAAACCGCGAATAACTGGTGAAGTGGATATTGATAATGCGACGTTCGATTATGTTCCGAAAAATATTCATGCCGAAAAAACGGCTGTACAATTATCGTTTACAGAACAAGCACTTTACATCAAAAAAATAGCTTATAAGCATAAAAATAACATCATCCGAATCGACGGAAGAATCGATAATTTCCTGAATCTCTATTATGACGCGCCAGAAAAAATGGTCGTAAACTGGAATATTTACTGCCCGAATATTGACGTAAAACAATTTTTAGGCATTTTGAAAAATTCTCCGTCTCAAAAAACAGCTCAGAAAAAACAAGTAAAAAAGAAAAATGTCAATTTTACGAATCAGCTAAAATCGGTTATCGAAAAATGTACTGCTGTGATTAATCTTAAAGCCGATAAAATCACTTACGGTTCTCTTACAGCAACTAACACAAAAGCAACACTGCAGATGCTGAATTCGAAGTTACTACTCAAAAACGGAACACTGCAGACTTCTGGCGGCAGTATTGCTTTTAATGGAGCCATTCAGCCAAGCGGTAACCACTATATTTTTAGTTCGACAGCGCAGGTTAGCCGTGTGGATATTGCAAGTTTTTTAAGATCTTTCAACAACTTCGGCATCAAATCTTTTAGTCCAAAAAATATTCGCGGGCGCCTAACGAGCAATGCTAATGTTGTGGGTTTAATGAACAGCAATGGCGATTTGATTGTTAACTCCATGAAAGGAAAATTAGATTTTAATGTCAATCAAGGTGCGCTGCTCAACTTTGACCCTATTGTAAAAATTGGCAAGTTTGCTTTTCCGCGACGTGATGTTGAGAATATTACTTTCAGCGATTTATCGGGTTCGCTTAATCTTCGAGGCGAACAGGTCGATATTAATAAATTAACGATAAGCTCGAGCGTTTTAAACTTCGACATAGACGGAATTTACTCTTTTGGCCGAGGCACTAATCTTGCACTTACCATTCCGCTTCGAAATTCTAAAAACGATGCTGATCTTGCGACTAAAGAGGAACGCAAAGCTGTTCGCGAACGCGGTATCGTACTTCATTTAATAGCTTATGACAATGAAGGAAAAATGAAAATTAAATGGGGAAAAAAGGATAAATAA
- the trxA gene encoding thioredoxin has translation MALAITDATFDEVVLKSDKPVMVDFWAAWCGPCRMVGPIIDQLSDEYAGKVVVGKVDVDANQEFAAKYGVRNIPTVLVFHNGEVVGKQVGVAPKQTYADSLDALL, from the coding sequence ATGGCATTAGCAATAACAGATGCTACTTTTGATGAAGTAGTTTTAAAATCAGATAAACCAGTAATGGTAGACTTTTGGGCAGCATGGTGTGGTCCTTGTAGAATGGTTGGTCCAATCATTGACCAATTAAGCGATGAGTACGCTGGTAAAGTAGTTGTTGGTAAAGTAGATGTAGATGCGAACCAAGAATTTGCTGCAAAATATGGTGTGCGTAACATACCAACCGTTTTGGTATTTCATAACGGTGAAGTAGTAGGAAAACAAGTAGGAGTAGCTCCTAAACAAACCTACGCAGATAGTTTAGACGCTTTATTGTAA
- a CDS encoding HNH endonuclease — protein MPQKTLWTRDELILAFNLYLTIEFGKIHSKNPDIIRLSGIIGRTPSAVAMRLSNFASIDPFHQQRGIGGLKNGMNQVKPIWSEFFNDKEELLFKSEEILASKENTSIENKYKDLLIDLKDLKGETVIREVKTRVNQCVFRKIVLTNYANKCAITGIDIPELLFASHIVPWSANEKYRLEPENGICFSALYDKAFDKGLIGINVEHKIIFSDSLKEKKNSEYFHKYFAPIENQEIIKAQKYLPRKEFLEHHLDTIFNKQVVL, from the coding sequence ATGCCACAAAAAACTCTTTGGACGCGAGATGAACTTATCCTCGCCTTTAACTTATATCTTACAATTGAATTTGGAAAAATACATTCTAAAAACCCTGACATAATAAGATTATCTGGAATTATAGGCAGAACTCCAAGTGCAGTAGCGATGAGACTTTCTAATTTTGCAAGTATAGATCCGTTTCACCAGCAAAGAGGCATTGGAGGTTTAAAAAACGGAATGAATCAAGTAAAACCAATATGGAGTGAATTTTTTAACGACAAAGAAGAACTACTATTTAAAAGTGAAGAAATCTTAGCTTCAAAAGAAAATACTTCTATTGAAAATAAATACAAAGACCTTCTTATCGATTTAAAAGATTTAAAAGGAGAAACTGTAATTCGTGAAGTAAAAACAAGAGTAAATCAATGTGTTTTTAGAAAAATAGTTTTAACAAATTACGCAAATAAATGTGCAATTACAGGCATTGATATTCCCGAATTATTATTTGCCAGTCATATAGTTCCTTGGTCGGCTAATGAAAAATATCGATTAGAGCCTGAAAATGGAATTTGTTTTTCCGCACTTTATGACAAAGCTTTCGATAAAGGATTAATTGGAATTAATGTTGAACATAAAATCATATTCTCCGATTCTCTTAAAGAGAAAAAGAACAGCGAATACTTTCATAAATATTTTGCTCCAATTGAGAATCAAGAAATTATTAAAGCTCAAAAATATTTACCAAGAAAAGAATTTTTAGAACATCATTTAGATACAATTTTCAATAAACAAGTTGTACTGTAA